The Streptomyces sp. R28 region GTGCACCGCCACGCACCTCACATCCCCTTGGCAAGAAGGAACCAATGCCCTCTCTCGATGGAGCAGTCGTCCTCGTCACCGGCGCCAATGGCGGTCTCGGCACCCACTTCGTCCACGACGCCCTGGCACGCGGCGCCGCCAAGGTCTACGCCACCGCCCGTTCCCCCCGCGCCTGGGACGATGAACGCATCGTCCCCCTGACCCTGGACGTCACCGACCGCGCGTCGATCGCCGCGGCCGTCGCCGCCGCGGCGGATGTCACTGTGCTCGTCAACAACGCGGGCGCCATCCCGCCGAGCGCGAGCCTGCTGGACGTCACCGAGGCGGACATCCGGGCGAACATGGAGACGAACTTCTTCGGGCCGGTCTTCCTCGCCCGCGCCTTCGCACCGGTCCTCGCCGCCAAGAAGGGGTCCATCCTCATCGACGTGCACTCCGTTGCCAGCTGGTATGCCTTCGGCGGCGCCTACAGCGCGTCCAAGGCCGCACTGTGGTCGGCCACCAACTCGCTGCGCATCGAGTTCGCACCCATGGGCGTCCACGTGACGGGTGTGCACATGGGCTACGTCGACACCGGTATGGCCGCGCACGCTGACGGACCCAAGATGCTGCCGACGCAGCTGGTGAGGACGGTCTACGACGCCGTCGAGGCCGGAGAATACGAGGTCCTGGCCGACGAGTTGACCAAGGGGGTCAAGGCGGCTCTGAGCGGCCCGGTCGAGGCGCTTTACCCGGACCTGCACAGCACGGACGCCTGAGTTTGTTCTTCGGTCCCGACGTGATCTCTTCACGCCGGGCCCTCGTGATCCATGGCGTTCTTGGCCGGCCGGTGTCGAGAAGGGGTGCACCGTCGCGGCCGTCGAGCGGTGGATGACATCGGCGGTCGATCCGGCAGCAGCCCGATCAGCAGCGGGGCACCACCGTGGTGACAGACCATCGCGGCTGTCGGGCCACGGGCTCAGGCGGTGCCAGGCACCGCGAGGTCGGCCCGGGCTGTGTCGGTGAAGCTCGGTCAGGCCATGCTCGGCGCGCACTCGTCCGCGCATCATCCGGTGTAGTTCGTCCAGCGACCGCCGAGGCACTTCCCCCGCCGCCACTCGCAGCGGTGTCGGCGGGTACAGGCTGCGCCACTGGTGAGTCCTGGCCAATCGGCCTGTGCCGCGACGCGGGCGCCGACGCGTTCGCATTCGCCCGCGACGTTGGTGCCGTCGACCACGGTGCCGAAGACGTCGGAAAAAAAGAGGACGGACGCGGCATCGGCTGCGTCCGTGCTCGTTTTCTGATGGGTGTCAGCGTTGCTGGTTGGCGATGCCGATGTAGTGCCCGAGACGGTACTCGAAGTCGATGCCGGCCTGTTCGACGACGGCCTGCGTGCCTGCGGCCCGGGTGAGGAACCCGGGGAGGGTGAGGGAGTGGGTGAACTCGCCGTACGCGGCGACCAGGTCCGCGTCCGGGGGCAGGGATGCCCGGTTGATCTGGGCTTTGGCCGAGGCGAGTGAGGTGCGGTCGAAGGAGGCGAGCCGGGCGGCGACGGTGCCGACGAAGGCGTCGAGTTCGCTGTCGGGGAGGGCGCGGGTGACCCAGCCCCAACGCTCGGCGGTGTCGGCGTCGTAGTCGTCGCTCGTGAGGATGGCTTCCAGGGCGCGGTCGCGTCCGATGGCCCGGGGCAGGCGTTCGCTGCCACCACCGCCGGGCAGCAGTCCGCTGCCGACCTCGGGCTGTCCGAAGATCGCCTTCTCACGACTGGCGTAGCGCAGATCGAGGGCGAGGGCGAGCTCGTTCCCGCCGCCGCGGGTGCGTCCACGGATGGCCGCGATCGTGATGTACGGCGCTCTGGAGAGTTCCAGGACCAGATTCGTCCACGCCGGCACCGCGTCCGGGTCCTCGGGGGCGGGGAAGTCGGCGGCGGCGGCCAGGTCGAAGTGGTTGTAGAAGAAGTCGGGGGTGGCGCTGTCGAACACCACGACCTGGATGTCCGGGTCCGTGGCCAGTTCGGTGACGATCTCGATGAGGCGCAGGACCGTCTCGCCGACGATGAGGTTGACGGGTGGGTTGGCGAAGGTGATCTTCGCGATCTGCGGTGAGGTGCGTTCGTAGTGGATGGTGCTCTGCTGCTCGCTCATGGCTGGCTCCGGATGCGTGGTGGGTAACAGATGGCGACGGGGGCGTGAGGAGGGCCAGGAAGCCGGGGCGGATGGATTGCTGAGCAGATCCGGCGGTCCCGCTTCCCGTCTGCGCTGCTCACTCCTGGTAGCGCGGGAGGATCTCGCCGTTCTTGACGTAGGTGAGGGTGGCGGTGACGTCGTAGGCGTGGATCGCGGAGACTTGCGGCGCCAGCCGGTCGGACAGGTCCTCGATCACGTGGCCGGTGAAGAAGGCGTCCCGTGCCGCGGTGTCGGCGAACCCGAGGCTGACCGAGGCGTGGAAGTGCTGGTCGTGGGGGTTGTCGTGGGCTACGTCCGGGGTGTCCCAGAGCTTTTCGATCCAGGGCAGGAACGTCTGCGTGCGCAGCTCCTTCAGCACTCCGGAGGCGGCGAGCGCGGGAGCGAGCTGCTCGTTGACGAACTTCCGGAAGGCGCCGGTGCCGACCCCGTCCCTGCGGCGCAGGTAGATCAGAGCGCGGGCACCGACCGGCTGTCCGGGGCCTGCGACGTCGTACCACCGAGAGGAGTTCGGCGGGCCGGCGTAGAGAAGGGTGCGGCGGAACACGTTGATCTCGTCGGCGTAGGCCAGCTTCGTCTGCTCGCGCCCTTTCAGGGGTGCAAGCACCGATTGGAAGGTGACTTCCGCGACGCCGTCGATCTTCCGGTCGGCGGGGATCGCGGTCTGGACCCCGTCGATGGCCGGCCACAGGCCCTTGTTGTGCTCGGCGAGGTGGATCTGCCGGTACTCCTCCAGGCCCGGGGTGGCGGAGATGATCCCCGAGTGCGGGCCCTTCCAGTGGTCCATGCCGGTCTGGCGGGGCTGGTCGGTGCGCACCCACAGCAGGATCGAGGAGGTGAGGCGCTTCTTCACTTCCAGGGGCGCGGCGGCCGGTGACGTGCTCATGATGTTGCCCTTTTTTCCTGGTCAGGCGGTGGTCATCGGGCCAGGAACTCGACCGCTACGGGGGCGAATTCCTGGTGGTACTGGAAGATGCCGCCGTGCCCGGAGTCGGGGTAGATGATCAGCTCGCTGCCCTTGATACGCCGGTGCAGGTCCTCCGACAGGACCGACGGCACCATGCGGTCGTTGTCGCCGTTGGCGATCAGGGTGGGCTGCGTGATCGACGACAGGTCGTCGGGGGCGGAGCGCCCCCCCTTCTTGATCGCCTTCAGCTGCGTCTGGAACGCCTTGGTCTTGATGTCCGCGTCGCGGTCGACAGTGCGCTCCTTGAGCCGGTTGACGAACGCGCGCGCGGCGGCCTTGCCGGTGGCGTTGCGGTTGAAGAAGAGGAACTCCTTGGGGTCCGAGCGGGTCAAGGTGGCGCGCAGGATGTCCCAGTAGGTGATTCTGGCGACCTTGTCCATGTCCTTGCCGCCCTTGGGCCCGGTGCCGGTGAGGACCAGCTTGCGGACGAGCTCGGGGTGCTTGACCACCAGGGCCTGGGCGACCATGCCGCCGAGGGAGAAGGAGAAGACGTCGATCTTGTCGTACCCGAGCGCCTTGATGAAGGTGTAGGCGTCGTCGGCCATCGCCTCGACACTGTCCGGCACCTGGCCGGTGGACGCCCCGACACCGCGGTTGTCGAAGGCGATGACGTGACGGCCCTTCGCGACGGGGTCGATGATGCGGGGGTCCCAGTTGTCCAGGGTCGCGGCGAGGTGGACGAAGAAGACGACGGGGATGCCGCCCTTCGGCCCCAGCTCGCGGTAGGCGTAGGTGACGCCGCCGGCGGTGACGGTGCGGGCCGGGGCCTTCGCATAGGAGGTGATGACGGCTTCGTTCGGGGTGTCGGTGCTGCTCATGACGGATTCTCCTCGTGCGTTCTGTGTCGCTGTGCGTTCTGTGTCGCCCGTCGCGGTTGCGGCGGGTCAGCTGTTGCCGATGACGGCCTTGCCGCGGGTGCCACCCTGGGACAGGGACTGCAGTGCCTGCGGGGTCTGGTCGAAGCCGACCACCTTTCCCACGACCGGACGCACCACGCCCTGGTCGATGAGGGTGGTGATCTGGCGGAGCTGGTCGCCGCTGGCGCGCATGAACAGGAACTCATACGTCACGCCGAGCTTCTTGGCCTGCTTGCGGATCTTGCGGCTCAGGGCTGTGACCGCCAGGCGCAGCAGCGGGTTCAGGCCGGCCTCGCGGGCGAACGCGGGGTCCGGGGGACCGGCGATCCCGATGGCCTTGCCGCCGGGCTTGAGCACCCGCAGGGACTTCTCGAGAGTCTCCCCACCAAGGCTGTCCAGCACCAGGTCGTAGCCGGTCAGGAGCTGCTCGAAGTCCTGGTTGCGGTAATCGATCACCGTGTCCGCGCCGAGCGCGCGCACGAAGTCCGCGTTGGAACCGCTGGCGGTCGTGGCGACGCTCGCACCGAGGTGCGCGGCGAGCTGGATCGCGATCGAACCGACCCCGCCGGCCCCGGCGTGGATGAGAACCTTCTGCCCGGGCCGCACCTTCCCGCGCTCCACCAGCGCCTGCCACGCCGTGAGCGCCGCCAGCGGCAGCGAGCCCGCCTCTTCCATGCTGATCGATGCGGGCTTGAGCGCCAGGTCGCCCTCCGCGACGGCGATGCGCTCGGCGAACGTGCCGATGCGGTCCTGGTGGGGCCGGGCGTAGACCTCGTCTCCGGGCTTGAAGCCGCGAACCGCTGTCCCGACGCTGATGACGGTGCCCGCGACGTCGTTGCCCAGGATCAGCGGCAGCTTGTAGGGCAGGATCTGCTTGAACTCACCGGCGCGGATCTTCTCATCCAGCGGGTTCAGTCCGGCGGCCTCCACCCGGACGAGCACGTCGTGCTCCCCCACGGTGGGTTCGGGGACGTCCGCCTCCTGCAGCGGCTCCTTGTACTTGGTGACGACGAACGCTCGCATGGGGCGCCACTCCTTGTCTTCGTCCTATTTATCCAGGCATGAGGCCAGATCAGCCAATTCGGCGTGACATCTGGGGCCTCGCCTCACTCCATCAACCCGAGTACACTCAACTATGAGTCCGCTCAGAATTATTGTCAAGGGAGGTCCCATGGGACGCGGTCACATGCCGATCGGGCGCCGCGAGCGGGCCAAACAGGCCAAGCGCGAACGCATCATGACCGCAGCCCGCGAACTGTTCGCCGAACACGGCGTCAGCGGGGTCACGACACAGCAGATCGCCCACCGGGCCGACGTCGCGATCGGCACCCTCTACCTGTACGCGTCCACGAAGGCCGAGTTGCTGATCATGGTGCAGAACGAGAAGTTTGCCGCCGCCATCGACGTCGGCCTCGCCGCCGCCAATGCCGCCGTCGGACAGGGCGTACTGGAGCCGGTCATCGCTCTCCTCCGTCCCGTGGTGGAGTGCCTGAGGGAGCACACCGAGAACGGCCGCACATACCTGCACGAACTCGTCTTCGGCGACCCGGCCGAGCCCTACCGGCAAGCGGGTCTAGCCCTTGCCGGCCGCCTCGAGGACGGCATCACCGGCCTGCTCACCCACAACGAGTACATCGATGCCGCCGACGCGGCGACGCTGGCGCGGGTGATCACCGCGATCATCCACATCAGCACCACCGCCACTCTGTACCTGCACCGGAGTGACGAAGCCGTCCTCGCCGACATCCGCGACCAGATCCACGCCACCCTGACGCCCCACCACCGCGCGGCATGACCACTCGCTCCACGAGCCAACCATCGAACACCTTGGAAAGGGGCACGTCATGAGCGCGCACTACGACGTCATCGTCCTCGGTGCCGGCTCGAGCGGGTACGTCGCCGCGATCCGCGCCGCGCAACTCGGCAAGAACATCCAGTCCGGCAGTCCGGCAGTGCGGACAACCGGCGGCCGAGGACCTACAGCCTCTTGGTGACAGGACGCGAACGGAAGGCCATCAACCGGAACTACTTCAACTCCTACGTGTGGAAGCCCGCTCCGGCTGAGGCCGGCGTGATCGCTCCGCTGGAGGAGGGCAACACAAACGGCGCTCGCGTGTGGGAGCCATCCCGGGAGCACGGCTTCCACGCCCTGCGCCACTTCTACGCCTCCGAGGAACTGGAGGCTGGCGAATCGGTCGTCTCCCTGGCACGCTGGCTGGGGCACTCCGACCCCGGGTTCACGCTGCGGAAGTACTCCCACTTCCTGCCCCGCATCGGCGCACGAGGCAGTGCCGCCATCGACGCGATCTTCGCGTAGCCGCGGCTAGTCGGCAGAGCCTGTGGAGCGCGGCGCGTAGCCCGCCGCAGGCCCAAAGTCCCAGAGAAGTCCCAGAGATGCCGCCGCACCCCTCCCTGACCCGCTAAGCAGCAGGTCAGACGGGGTGCGGCGGCATTCGCTTATCAAATGTCCCGGAAGATCTCGATCTGCGCCCCGATGGAGTTCAGGCGCTCGGCGAGGTCCTCGTAACCGCGGTTGATGACATACACGTTCCGCAGTACGGACGTGCCCTCCGCCGCCATCATCGCCAGCAGGACGACCACGGCGGGCCGCAGCGCGGGCGGGCACATCATCTCGGCGGCGCGCCAGCGGGTCGGGCCCTCGACCAGGACGCGGTGCGGGTCCAGCAACTGCAGCCTGCCGCCGAGGCGGTTGAGGTCGGTCAGATAGATCGCGCGGTTGTCGTAGACCCAGTCGTGGATCAGCGTCTTGCCCTGCGCGGCGGCCGCGATGGCCGCGAAGAAGGGGACGTTGTCGATGTTCAGACCCGGGAACGGCATCGGGTGGATCTTGTCGATCGGCGCCTCCAGCTTGGAGGGCCGGACGGTGAGGTCCACCAGTCGCGTACGGCCGTTGTCCGCGAAGTACTCGGGCGTACGGTCGTGGTCGAGGCCCATCTCCTCCAAGACCGCCAGCTCGATCTCCAGGAACTCGATCGGTACCCGGCACACCGTCAGTTCCGACTCGGTGACCACGGCGGCGGCCAGCAGGCTCATCGCCTCGACCGGGTCCTCGGACGGGGAGTAGTCGACGTCCGCGTCGATGTTCGGCACGCCGTGCACGGTGAGCGTGGTGGTGCCGATGCCCTCGACCCGGACGCCGAGTGCCTCCAGGAAGAAGCAGAGGTCCTGGACCATGTAGTTGGAGGACGCGTTGCGGATGACCGTCACGCCGTCGTGCCGCGCGGCGGCCAGCAGCGCGTTCTCGGTCACGGTGTCGCCGCGCTCGGTCAGCACGATCGGCCGGTCGGGGCGTACGCCACGGTCGACCACGGCGTGGTACTGGCCCTCGGTCGCCGCCACGTCCAGGCCGAACCGGCGCAGCGCGATCATGTGCGGCTCGATGGTCCGCGTACCGAGGTCGCAGCCGCCGGCGTACGGCAGCTTGAAGTGGGTCATACGGTGCAGCAGCGGGCCGAGAAACATGATGATGGACCGCGTGCGTACGGCGGCCTCGGCGTCGATCGCCGCCATGTTCAGCTCGGCCGGCGGCACGATCTCCAGGTCGACGCCGTCGTTGATCCAACGGGTGCGCACGCCGATGGAGTTGAGGACCTCGAGAAGGCGGTATACCTCCTCGATGCGGGCGACGCGGCGCAGCACCGTGCGGCCCTTGTTGAGCAGTGAGGCGCACAGCAGGGCCACGCATGCGTTCTTGCTGGTCTTGACGTCGATGGAACCGGACAGCCGACGTCCGCCGACGACCCTCAGATGCATCGGACCGGCGTATCCCAGGGACACGATCTCGCTGTCCAGGGCCTCACCGATTCGGGCAATCATCTCAAGGCTGATGTTCTGGTTGCCGCGCTCGATGCGATTGACGGCGCTCTGGGAGGTGCCGAGCGCCTCGGCCAGCTGTGTCTGTGTCCAGCCTCGGTGCTGCCGGGCGTCACGGATGAGCTTGCCGATGCGTACGAGGTAGTCGTCTGCCATGAGGTCGAGGTTATCTCAGATATGAGATGGCACATCCCAAGGGGGCCATTCGGGTGACGGGCCGTCAACGTCGCCTGGCGGCACGGGTGCGACGCCACCCGAAAGGACCGGGCAAATCCATCGATGTCGTACGACGTCCGGTACTGCTGTGTGTACGCCGAGGACCGTGCCTACCGCCGGTGGTGATGGACCAGGAGTGCCGGTTGATGTTCAGCCGCACTCCGGGCAGGATCCGAAAGCTCTTACGGAATGTGAGGGGCATGGATGCCTCCCTGCGGGGTTGTGGTACGTGTCCCTCGGTTACCCCGACTTGGCGAACTGATGGCAACTCGTCACGGAGAGGCTGCGGAAACGGCGTCCGCGACCAGCCGGGCGACCTGTGACGGGGACAGCCGGGCGGTGTCGACGACCTCGCCCTCTCGGGTCAGCCAGGGCAGCGCGTCCCGGTAGACGGCGCGATGGTCGAGGCGCCATTGGCGGGCTTTCGGGAACTGGGCGTTGGTCGCGCTGTCCGTCTCGATCCGCTCGGTCAGCGTGTCCGGGTCGGAGTGGAGCACGTAGTGCTGGACCGGGATGCCGTACTTCTGCAGGCCGGTGCGGATCTCCGTCCAGTACTGCTCGACGAGCACTGTCTGGGGGATGACCAGCGGCCCGCCGATGTAGCCGAGCAATTGCGCGGCGGTTTCCACCACCAGGTGGCGCCATGGTGGCCAGTGCTGGAAGTCACCCAGTTTCGGGAGCTTCTCGACGTGCCCCAGCATGTAGCCGACGTACTCGGCGTCAAAGATCGTCGCGTCCGGGACAAGGCCGATCAACTCGTTGGCGGTGGTGGTCTTGCCCGCTCCGAAGGTTCCGTTCAGCCAGATGATCACCGGGTGAGCGTAGCCGTGGGGCCCCGGGGCGGGCGGGGGACGGCGTGAAAAGGCCGGCTCGGCGCACGCGGCGCCGAGCCGGCCTTTCCCGTGGTCCGTCCCCTCGCCGCCGGTCAGTCCGTGCCCGACTCCATCGCGGCGCGGTCCAGCAGGGCGTCCTGCTCGGAGACCTCGCCGCGGGAGGCGATGGCCTCGGCGCCGCCCTCGGGCATCTCCGGCATCGTGCCGATCAGCCCGGTCGCGGCCGCCTGGGAGGCGCCCACGGCGGGGCTGCCGGTGCCGATCAGGCCGAGGCCGACGTACTGCTCCAGCTTGGCGCGCGAGTCGGCGATGTCGAGGTTGCGCATGGTGAGCTGGCCGATCCGGTCCACCGGGCCGAACGCCGAGTCCTCGGTGCGCTCCATCGAGAGCTTGTCCGGGTGGTAGCTGAACGCCGGGCCGGTGGTGTCGAGGATCGAGTAGTCCTCGCCGCGCCGCAGGCGCAGGGTGACCTCACCGGTGATCGCCGCGCCGACCCACCGCTGCAGCGACTCACGGATCATCAGCGCCTGCGGGTCCAGCCAGCGGCCCTCGTACATGAGGCGACCCAGGCGCCGGCCCTCGTTGTGGTACTGGGCGAGCGTGTCCTCGTTGTGGATCGCGTTGACCAGGCGCTCGTAGGCGGTGTGCAGCAGGGCCATGCCCGGTGCCTCGTAGATGCCGCGGCTCTTGGCCTCGATGATCCGGTTCTCGATCTGGTCGGACATGCCCAGGCCGTGGCGCCCGCCGATGGCGTTGGCCTCCATCACCAGGTCGACGGGGGAGGCGAACTCCTTGCCGTTGATGGTGACCGGACGGCCCTGCTCGAAGCCGACCGTGACGTCCTCGGCGGCGATCTCGACCGACGGGTCCCAGAACCGGACACCCATGATCGGCTCGACGGTCTCGACGCCGGTGTCCAGGTGCTCCAGGGTCTTGGCCTCGTGGGTGGCGCCCCAGATGTTGGCGTCGGTGGAGTACGCCTTCTCCGTCGAGTCCCGGTAGGGCAGGTCGTGGGCGACCAGCCACTCCGACATCTCCTTGCGGCCGCCGAGCTCGGTCACGAAGTCCGCGTCCAGCCAGGGCTTGTAGATCCGCAGCTTCGGGTTGGCCAGCAGGCCGTACCGGTAGAACCGCTCGATGTCGTTGCCCTTGAAGGTCGAGCCGTCGCCCCAGATCTGTACGTCGTCCTCGAGCATCGCCCGCACCAGGAGGGTGCCGGTGACGGCGCGGCCGAGCGGCGTGGTGTTGAAGTACGCCCGCCCGCCCGAGCGGATGTGGAACGCCCCGCAGGTGAGCGCGGCCAGCCCTTCCTCGACCAGCGCCGCCCGGCAGTCGACCAGACGCGCGACCTCGGCGCCGTAGGTCTTCGCGCGGCCGGGGACCGAGGCGATGTCGGGCTCGTCGTACTGGCCGATGTCGGCGGTGTAGGTGCACGGGACGGCGCCCTTGTCGCGCATCCAGGCGACCGCGACCGAGGTGTCGAGTCCGCCGGAGAAGGCGATGCCGACGCGCTCGCCGGTGGGGAGGGAGGTGAGGACCTTGGACATAGGAAGAGTATGCATGATGGCGCATGGTCATGCAAAGGGGTGTGTGGAAGGCCTCTCTTTGTGAGGGCCTCTCGGGCCGCGCGCGTGGGGGCGAGGGGGGGCGACGAAAGTCGATCTGGTTCGGCCCGTCCTCGCACCGGCAGATCTCGTTAGGGTGTCCTGATCATGGACGTGACTACGGGGAACGAGATGATCGTCATCCCGCCAGGGCAGGTGACGCTGTCGGACCGGCGGACGCGGCGCAGTTGGTCGGTCGAGCTTGCGGCGTACCGGCTCGCGGCATTCCCGGTCACCCAGGCGTTGTACGCGCAGGTCACGGGCCGGCGTCCGAGTGCCGCCCGTGGGGACCAGTTGCCCGTTGAGTGCGTCTCCTGGTGGGAGGCGGTGCGGTTCTGTAACGCCCTGTCCGAGCGTGACGGGTTCACGCCCGCGTACCACCTCCGTGGCGACGGCGAGGGTGTCGAGTGGGACGTCGAGTGGGACGCGTCCGCCGACGGGTACCGACTGCCGACCGAAGCCGAGTGGGAGCACGCCTGCCGTGCCGGTACGACCGGGCCGCAGTACGCGCCGCTCGACGAGATCGCCTGGTATCGCGGCAACTCGGACGAGCGTATCCACGCCGTGGGCGGCAAACACCCCAACTCGTGGGGTCTTTACGACATGCTCGGCAACGTCTGGGACTGGTGCTGGGACGTCTACGACGCCGAGGTCTACGGCACCTACCGGGTGCTCCGTGGTGGTGGTTGGTTTGATGAGCACTGGAGTTGCCGGGCCTCTGCGCGGCGCCGCAGCCACCCGACATTCCAGGTCGACGACGTAGGGTTCCGCATCGCGCGCTCCATCGTGTGACGACCGGTTCCCGCGCGCCGTCGAAACGCGCCGTCCGCCGCCTCTGCCAACGGACGGCGCGCCCCGACCGGCCAGGGTGCGTCACTTCAGGCGCGGACGTCGACGACCACGGCCGAGCCGTCCGCGCGGCGTACGAAGTAGCCCGGGGCATACCGGCGCTCACACTCGCCGTCGTGCCGGTGCGGCCAGAAGTGACGCTCACCACGAGACCAGCCAAACGGCCGCACCGCGGCGACGTCCTCGAACCGTGCCGTCGCGCAGTCCAGCGGCGGACGCCGCCGACACTCGCGTACGGCAACCGGGTACGACAGCTCGACGCAAGCCGAAACGACTGGGTTCGTTGTCAAACGCCTCGATTGGATTGCAGCGGCAGGGGAGGCTGGGCATGACCATCCCGGCCCCATGTACTAGAGTTATCTCGACATCGAGATATCTGCCCGAGGTGCACCGCAGCCGCCACCCCGGTAAGGGTTACCTAACTTAGCCTTACCTTAGCGGATCGGCCAAGTGGCCGTGGCGGCAGGATCGTGGTGGTACGCGCACATCAATGAAGGAGACTGTCGTGTCGGCGAACAGCTTCGACGCCCGCAGCACGCTGCAGGTGGGCGACGAGTCGTACGAGATCTTCCGGCTGGACAAGGTCGAGGGCGCCGCGCGCCTCCCTTACAGCCTGAAGGTGCTGCTGGAGAACCTCCTCCGCACCGAGGACGGCGCGAACATCACCGCCGACCACATCCGCGCCCTCGGCGGCTGGGACTCCCAGGCCCAGCCGTCGCAGGAGATCCAGTTCACGCCGGCCCGCGTGATCATGCAGGACTTCACCGGCGTGCCCTGTGTCGTCGACCTCGCCACCATGCGTGAGGCCGTCAAGGAGCTCGGCGGCGACCCGGCGAAGGTCAACCCGCTCTCCCCGGCCGAGCTGGTCATCGACCACTCCGTCATCGCCGACAAGTTCGGCACCAACGAGGCCTTCGCGCAGAACGTCGAGCTGGAGTACGGCCGCAACCGCGAGCGCTACCAGTTCCTGCGCTGGGGCCAGACCGCGTTCGACGACTTCAAGGTCGTCCCGCCGGGCACCGGCATCGTCCACCAGGTGAACATCGAGCACCTGGCCCGCACGGTCATGGTCCGAGGCGGCCAGGCCTACCCCGACACCCTGGTCGGCACCGACTCCCACACCACCATGGTCAACGGCCTCGGTGTGCTGGGCTGGGGCGTCGGCGGCATCGAGGCCGAGGCCGCGATGCTCGGCCAGCCGGTCTCCATGCTCATCCCGCGCGTCGTCGGCTTCAAGCTGACCGGTGAGCTCAAGCCCGGCACCACCGCCACCGACCTCGTGCTGACCATCACCGAGATGCTCCGCAAGCACGGCGTCGTCGGCAAGTTCGTCGAGTTCTACGGCGAGGGCGTCCCCGCCACCTCCCTCGCGAACCGCGCCACCATCGGCAACATGTCGCCGGAGTTCGGCTCCACCGCCGCGATCTTCCCGATCGATGACGAGACCATCAAGTACCTGAAGCTCACCGGCCGCTCCGAGCAGCAGCTCGCGCTCGTCGAGACGTACGCCAAGGAGCAGGGCCTCTGGCTGGACCCGAAGGCCGAGCCCGACTTCTCCGAGAAGCTCGAGCTGGACCTGTCTACGGTCGTCCCGTCCATCGCCGGCCCGAAGCGCCCGCAGGACCGCATCGTCCTCGCCAACGCCGCCGAGCAGTTCAAGCAGGACGTCCGCAACTACGTCGACACGGTGGACGAGGCGGGCCAGGAGTCCTTCCCGGCCTCCGACGCCCCGGCCATCCACCCGAACGGCGCCCCGTCCAACCCGGTCACCGTGACCGCCCCCGACGGTTCGACGTACGAGATCGACCACGGTGCGGTGACGGTCGCGGCCATCACCTCCTGCACCAACACGTCGAACCCGTACGTCATGGTCGCCGCCGCGCTCGTCGCGAAGAAGGCCGTGGAGAAGGGCCTGACCCGCAAGCCGTGGGTCAAGACCACCCTCGCCCCGGGCTCCAAGGTCGTCACCGACTACTTCGACAAGGCGGGCCTGACCCCGTACCTCGACAAGGTCGGCTTCAACCTCGTCGGCTACGGCTGCACCACCTGCATCGGCAACTCCGGCCCGCTGCCGGAGGAGGTCTCCAAGGCCGTCAACGACCACGACCTCGCGGTGACTTCGGTCCTCTCCGGCAACCGGAACTTCGAGGGCCGTATCAACCCCGACGTCAAGATGAACTACCTGGCCTCCCCGCCGCTGGTCGTGGCGTACGCCCTCGCGGGGTCCATGAAGGTGGACATCACCAAGGACGCCCTGGGTGTCGACCAGGAAGGCAAGCCGGTCTACCTCGCCGACATCTGGCCCTCCGAGGCCGAGGT contains the following coding sequences:
- a CDS encoding DUF4236 domain-containing protein → MPLTFRKSFRILPGVRLNINRHSWSITTGGRHGPRRTHSSTGRRTTSMDLPGPFGWRRTRAARRR
- a CDS encoding AAA family ATPase, whose amino-acid sequence is MIIWLNGTFGAGKTTTANELIGLVPDATIFDAEYVGYMLGHVEKLPKLGDFQHWPPWRHLVVETAAQLLGYIGGPLVIPQTVLVEQYWTEIRTGLQKYGIPVQHYVLHSDPDTLTERIETDSATNAQFPKARQWRLDHRAVYRDALPWLTREGEVVDTARLSPSQVARLVADAVSAASP
- the argG gene encoding argininosuccinate synthase, translated to MSKVLTSLPTGERVGIAFSGGLDTSVAVAWMRDKGAVPCTYTADIGQYDEPDIASVPGRAKTYGAEVARLVDCRAALVEEGLAALTCGAFHIRSGGRAYFNTTPLGRAVTGTLLVRAMLEDDVQIWGDGSTFKGNDIERFYRYGLLANPKLRIYKPWLDADFVTELGGRKEMSEWLVAHDLPYRDSTEKAYSTDANIWGATHEAKTLEHLDTGVETVEPIMGVRFWDPSVEIAAEDVTVGFEQGRPVTINGKEFASPVDLVMEANAIGGRHGLGMSDQIENRIIEAKSRGIYEAPGMALLHTAYERLVNAIHNEDTLAQYHNEGRRLGRLMYEGRWLDPQALMIRESLQRWVGAAITGEVTLRLRRGEDYSILDTTGPAFSYHPDKLSMERTEDSAFGPVDRIGQLTMRNLDIADSRAKLEQYVGLGLIGTGSPAVGASQAAATGLIGTMPEMPEGGAEAIASRGEVSEQDALLDRAAMESGTD
- a CDS encoding helix-turn-helix domain-containing protein translates to MADDYLVRIGKLIRDARQHRGWTQTQLAEALGTSQSAVNRIERGNQNISLEMIARIGEALDSEIVSLGYAGPMHLRVVGGRRLSGSIDVKTSKNACVALLCASLLNKGRTVLRRVARIEEVYRLLEVLNSIGVRTRWINDGVDLEIVPPAELNMAAIDAEAAVRTRSIIMFLGPLLHRMTHFKLPYAGGCDLGTRTIEPHMIALRRFGLDVAATEGQYHAVVDRGVRPDRPIVLTERGDTVTENALLAAARHDGVTVIRNASSNYMVQDLCFFLEALGVRVEGIGTTTLTVHGVPNIDADVDYSPSEDPVEAMSLLAAAVVTESELTVCRVPIEFLEIELAVLEEMGLDHDRTPEYFADNGRTRLVDLTVRPSKLEAPIDKIHPMPFPGLNIDNVPFFAAIAAAAQGKTLIHDWVYDNRAIYLTDLNRLGGRLQLLDPHRVLVEGPTRWRAAEMMCPPALRPAVVVLLAMMAAEGTSVLRNVYVINRGYEDLAERLNSIGAQIEIFRDI
- a CDS encoding formylglycine-generating enzyme family protein, giving the protein MDVTTGNEMIVIPPGQVTLSDRRTRRSWSVELAAYRLAAFPVTQALYAQVTGRRPSAARGDQLPVECVSWWEAVRFCNALSERDGFTPAYHLRGDGEGVEWDVEWDASADGYRLPTEAEWEHACRAGTTGPQYAPLDEIAWYRGNSDERIHAVGGKHPNSWGLYDMLGNVWDWCWDVYDAEVYGTYRVLRGGGWFDEHWSCRASARRRSHPTFQVDDVGFRIARSIV